The following proteins come from a genomic window of Yinghuangia sp. ASG 101:
- a CDS encoding flavin monoamine oxidase family protein, giving the protein MDGPEDATSRRRFLGMAGAAATSATLWQVMTGAAPATAATATAATATDAPGAARQAGGGRTVAILGAGPAGLASALRFHEAGFRVTVLEAQGRVGGRTFTARPGDTVTEVWDDGAVHTRTCRFDQGLHLNLGAGRIPYVHQRVIDFCRVLKVPLEPYIHTTTANLFQSDKAWGGAPQPNRRIANDTRGYVAELLAQAVLKGSFDDGLSPAQREQLVSLLVEFGALDGTDNSYLGSTRSGLAKVPTVAQAEEPVEPLLLRDLLAGEFWTRGFYQDTNLHWHTTSFQPVGGMDAIWRQAAAALPSGTIAFDSPVHRIELAGEGVTVGWTDNGTDRAERFDVCLSNIPLPVLHRKVELAGFTAEFEAAVRDVPYAPACKVGWQANERFWESEKYRIFGGISRLDHEIQQIWYPSHDYFSPTGKGTLTGAYTSYEEAVTHGRRPHEERLDVARAAAAKLHEEFASDAIVPTDRAISIAWHKVPHQLGAWADWSPDVPEHKEMYSTLIHPQGENNFLVIGDQVSALPGWQEGALMSAEWAYELITGGTRSVRAPVRRVPHARSLTTGGS; this is encoded by the coding sequence ATGGACGGGCCGGAAGACGCCACATCGCGCCGGCGGTTCCTGGGCATGGCCGGCGCCGCGGCGACGTCCGCGACGCTGTGGCAGGTCATGACCGGGGCCGCCCCCGCCACCGCGGCGACCGCCACCGCGGCGACCGCCACCGACGCGCCCGGTGCCGCCCGGCAGGCGGGCGGCGGCAGGACGGTGGCGATCCTGGGGGCCGGTCCCGCCGGGCTCGCGTCCGCGCTCAGGTTCCACGAAGCGGGCTTCCGGGTCACGGTCCTGGAGGCGCAGGGCCGCGTCGGGGGCCGCACGTTCACCGCCCGTCCGGGCGACACGGTCACGGAGGTCTGGGACGACGGGGCGGTGCACACCCGGACCTGCCGCTTCGACCAGGGGCTCCACCTCAACCTCGGCGCGGGCCGCATCCCGTACGTCCACCAGCGGGTCATCGACTTCTGCCGCGTGCTCAAGGTGCCGCTGGAGCCGTACATCCACACGACCACCGCGAACCTGTTCCAGTCGGACAAGGCGTGGGGCGGCGCGCCGCAGCCCAACCGCCGGATCGCCAACGACACGCGCGGGTACGTCGCCGAACTCCTCGCCCAGGCGGTGCTCAAGGGGAGTTTCGACGACGGGCTGAGCCCCGCGCAGCGCGAGCAACTCGTGAGCCTCCTCGTCGAGTTCGGCGCGCTCGACGGCACCGACAACAGCTACCTGGGCTCGACGCGGTCCGGCCTGGCGAAGGTGCCGACCGTGGCCCAGGCCGAGGAGCCCGTCGAGCCGCTGCTCCTGCGCGACCTGCTCGCCGGCGAGTTCTGGACGCGCGGCTTCTACCAGGACACCAACCTGCACTGGCACACCACGTCGTTCCAGCCGGTCGGCGGGATGGACGCCATCTGGCGGCAGGCCGCCGCGGCGCTGCCGAGCGGCACCATCGCGTTCGACTCGCCGGTGCACCGCATCGAGCTGGCGGGGGAGGGCGTCACGGTCGGCTGGACGGACAACGGCACCGATCGTGCCGAGCGGTTCGACGTCTGCCTCAGCAACATCCCGCTGCCCGTCCTGCACAGGAAGGTCGAACTGGCCGGTTTCACCGCCGAGTTCGAGGCCGCCGTGCGGGACGTCCCCTACGCTCCCGCGTGCAAGGTCGGCTGGCAGGCGAACGAACGGTTCTGGGAGTCCGAGAAGTACCGGATCTTCGGCGGCATCAGCCGCCTCGACCACGAGATCCAGCAGATCTGGTATCCGTCCCACGACTACTTCTCGCCCACCGGCAAGGGCACGCTGACCGGCGCGTACACCTCGTACGAGGAGGCGGTCACGCACGGCCGCCGGCCGCACGAGGAACGGCTCGACGTCGCCCGCGCCGCCGCCGCGAAGCTGCACGAGGAGTTCGCGAGCGACGCGATCGTCCCGACGGACCGGGCGATCTCGATCGCCTGGCACAAGGTCCCCCACCAGCTCGGTGCGTGGGCCGACTGGAGCCCCGACGTTCCCGAGCACAAGGAGATGTATTCGACGCTGATCCACCCCCAGGGGGAGAACAACTTCCTCGTGATCGGCGACCAGGTCTCCGCGCTGCCGGGTTGGCAGGAGGGCGCGCTGATGTCGGCCGAGTGGGCGTACGAGCTGATCACCGGCGGCACGCGGTCGGTGCGCGCGCCGGTCCGGCGGGTGCCGCACGCCCGAAGCCTGACGACCGGCGGGAGCTGA
- a CDS encoding SDR family NAD(P)-dependent oxidoreductase produces the protein MSQRRTAIVTGGGSGIGRAIAHRLASDGFAVAILDLNTESAERVAEEITKDGSEAVAFGGVDVSDRAKVDAAVAKVRDTLGPVLVLVNNAGLTAFDPFLKIGDELWDRVMAVNLNGTFYCTQAVLPDMVAAKWGRIVNISSSSTHSGQPFMTHYVAAKSAVVGLTKALALEFGPKGVTVNTIPPGFVDTPMLRGSEEQGLLGGSVDEHAKRTPVRRAGRPEDIANACAFLVSDEAGYITGQIIGVNGGRNT, from the coding sequence GTGTCCCAGCGACGAACGGCAATTGTCACCGGCGGCGGGTCGGGCATCGGACGGGCCATCGCCCACCGTCTGGCCTCCGACGGATTCGCGGTCGCCATCCTCGACCTCAACACCGAGTCGGCGGAGCGGGTGGCCGAGGAGATCACCAAGGACGGCAGCGAGGCTGTCGCCTTCGGCGGGGTCGACGTCTCGGACCGCGCCAAGGTGGACGCGGCGGTCGCGAAGGTCCGCGACACTCTCGGTCCGGTACTTGTGCTGGTTAACAATGCCGGTCTCACCGCGTTCGACCCGTTCCTGAAGATCGGGGACGAGCTGTGGGACCGGGTCATGGCCGTGAACCTCAACGGCACGTTCTACTGCACCCAGGCGGTCCTCCCCGACATGGTCGCGGCCAAGTGGGGGCGCATCGTCAACATCTCGTCGTCGAGCACCCACTCGGGGCAGCCGTTCATGACCCACTACGTCGCCGCGAAGTCGGCGGTCGTGGGTCTGACGAAGGCCCTGGCGCTGGAGTTCGGCCCCAAGGGCGTCACGGTGAACACGATCCCGCCCGGGTTCGTCGACACCCCGATGCTGCGCGGCTCCGAGGAGCAGGGCCTGCTCGGCGGCTCGGTCGACGAGCACGCCAAGCGCACGCCGGTCCGGCGCGCGGGGCGTCCCGAGGACATCGCCAACGCGTGCGCGTTCCTCGTGTCGGACGAGGCGGGCTACATCACCGGGCAGATCATCGGCGTCAACGGCGGTCGCAACACCTGA
- a CDS encoding TauD/TfdA dioxygenase family protein, whose amino-acid sequence MGITVTELGPTTGVAIEGLSGSQLVDRSVADECLAHLDRRGVVIYREANINDDDLVAFTRLLGQAVPLPMGGDPDHPEIQRITRDASQSPLAAYREATFFWHIDGTTDEVPNKGTLLTARRVSDDGGGDTEFANTFAAYEALSDAEKAEIEGLRVVHSFAASQLLVYPNPSEKERAAWDRNPSREHPLVWTRRSGRKSLLVGATAGEVTGRSAEEGRALLDRLLEWSTQPQFTLRHQWRQGDLVIWDNTGMLHRALPYSQASARLMHRTSLAGEEAVA is encoded by the coding sequence ATGGGAATCACCGTCACCGAACTCGGACCGACGACCGGCGTCGCGATCGAGGGGTTGTCCGGCAGCCAGTTGGTCGACCGGAGCGTCGCCGACGAATGCCTCGCGCACCTCGACCGGCGCGGGGTCGTCATCTACCGCGAAGCCAACATCAACGACGACGACCTGGTCGCCTTCACCCGCCTCCTCGGGCAGGCCGTGCCGCTGCCGATGGGCGGCGACCCGGACCACCCGGAGATCCAGCGGATCACGCGCGACGCCTCGCAGAGCCCGCTCGCGGCCTACCGTGAGGCGACGTTTTTCTGGCACATCGACGGAACGACGGACGAGGTCCCCAACAAAGGGACGCTGCTGACCGCCCGCCGGGTGTCGGACGACGGCGGCGGCGACACCGAGTTCGCCAACACGTTCGCGGCGTACGAGGCGCTGTCCGACGCGGAGAAGGCCGAGATCGAGGGGCTGCGCGTGGTGCACAGCTTCGCCGCGTCGCAGCTCCTCGTCTACCCGAACCCCTCCGAGAAGGAGCGGGCCGCCTGGGACCGCAACCCCTCGCGGGAGCACCCCCTGGTGTGGACGCGCCGCAGCGGCCGGAAGTCGCTGCTGGTCGGCGCGACCGCCGGCGAGGTCACCGGACGCTCCGCCGAGGAGGGCCGCGCGCTGCTCGACCGGCTCCTGGAGTGGTCGACCCAGCCGCAGTTCACCCTGCGGCACCAGTGGCGCCAGGGCGACCTGGTCATCTGGGACAACACGGGAATGCTGCACCGCGCCCTGCCGTACAGCCAGGCGTCGGCGCGCCTGATGCACCGCACCTCGCTCGCGGGCGAGGAAGCGGTCGCGTAA
- a CDS encoding CaiB/BaiF CoA transferase family protein has translation MHALEGIRVLDLGTYIAGPYCATVLGEFGAEIIKVERPRTGDNLRRFGTDTECGDTLVWLSESRNKRSVTLDFGDPRGLEILRDLIKTADVVIENFRPGVMEKWGLGYDAIAELNPRAVLVRVSAYGQTGPLHHLPGFARVAHGFSGLAYLAGEPDGPPVTPGSTSLADYTTGLYGVIGVLLALRAREATGKGQCIDLALYETIFRLMDELVPAYQKFGYVRERMGADTVNVVPHSHYETKDGRWIAIACSNDVMFARLAGAMERPELAAEDQFGPKERRLAARGQVNGIVADWVASLPRDEVIDRCRKASVPCGPLNSIADIFEDEQYAHRENIVTHDSRIGPLAVPGVLPTLSDTPGEIRWLGPALGSDTDDVLTGLLGRTAAEIAKLRDEGIV, from the coding sequence ATGCACGCTCTCGAAGGCATCCGGGTCCTGGACCTCGGCACCTACATCGCCGGGCCGTACTGCGCCACCGTGCTCGGCGAGTTCGGCGCCGAGATCATCAAGGTCGAACGGCCCCGCACCGGTGACAACCTGCGCCGGTTCGGCACCGACACGGAGTGCGGCGACACCCTGGTGTGGCTCAGCGAAAGCCGCAACAAGCGGTCGGTGACGCTCGACTTCGGCGACCCGCGAGGTCTGGAGATCCTGCGCGACCTCATCAAGACCGCCGACGTCGTGATCGAGAACTTCCGGCCCGGCGTGATGGAGAAGTGGGGCCTGGGCTACGACGCGATCGCGGAGCTGAACCCGCGCGCGGTGCTCGTGCGCGTCTCCGCGTACGGCCAGACCGGTCCGCTGCACCACCTGCCCGGGTTCGCCCGCGTCGCGCACGGCTTCTCGGGCCTGGCGTACCTCGCCGGCGAGCCGGACGGCCCCCCGGTGACCCCCGGCTCGACGTCGCTGGCCGACTACACCACCGGGCTGTACGGCGTCATCGGCGTGCTGCTGGCGCTGCGCGCGCGGGAGGCCACCGGCAAGGGCCAGTGCATCGACCTCGCGCTGTACGAGACGATCTTCCGGCTGATGGACGAACTCGTGCCCGCGTACCAGAAGTTCGGCTACGTCCGGGAGCGGATGGGCGCCGACACCGTCAACGTCGTCCCGCACAGCCACTACGAGACGAAGGACGGGCGCTGGATCGCCATCGCCTGCTCCAACGACGTCATGTTCGCCCGCCTCGCCGGTGCCATGGAGCGTCCCGAACTGGCCGCGGAGGACCAGTTCGGCCCCAAGGAACGCCGGTTGGCGGCCCGCGGCCAGGTCAACGGGATCGTCGCCGACTGGGTGGCGTCGCTGCCGCGCGACGAGGTGATCGACCGGTGCCGCAAGGCCTCCGTCCCGTGCGGCCCGCTCAACTCCATCGCGGACATCTTCGAGGACGAGCAGTACGCGCACCGCGAGAACATCGTCACGCACGACTCCCGGATCGGTCCGCTGGCCGTTCCCGGCGTGCTGCCGACGCTCTCCGACACACCGGGAGAGATCCGCTGGCTGGGGCCGGCCCTCGGCTCCGACACCGACGACGTGCTCACCGGGCTGCTGGGGCGCACGGCCGCCGAGATCGCGAAGCTGCGCGACGAGGGCATCGTCTGA
- a CDS encoding TIGR03621 family F420-dependent LLM class oxidoreductase: protein MTRPFRFAVQGTKATSGAQWRDLARKVESLGYSTLFVADHYLGPGPAAKAASLPPQHLAPITAMATAAAVTETLRVGCRVFCIDYHVPAALAKEAATLDLLSDGRLEFGIGAGWSSAEYEAMGLTFDTAPRRISKLEEVVALLKAHWLGEPLDVKGEFVNVSGYSGLPRPVQSPRPPIMIGGGKKRVLSLAAREADIVSINNVPFQAVNDDGLTPAEEAVRRLDYVRTAAGDRFPGLDIEASPYFTEITDDKDAAIERVAGLMRVAPEVLADHPNVLVGTVDEIADRLVARRETFGANYVSVQQAQVDSFAPIVERLAGK from the coding sequence ATGACACGTCCCTTCCGCTTCGCGGTCCAGGGCACGAAGGCCACGTCGGGAGCCCAGTGGCGGGACCTTGCCCGCAAGGTCGAATCACTGGGCTACTCCACGCTGTTCGTGGCCGACCACTACCTGGGCCCGGGCCCGGCGGCCAAGGCCGCCAGCCTGCCGCCGCAGCACCTCGCGCCCATCACGGCGATGGCGACCGCGGCGGCGGTCACCGAGACGCTGCGGGTGGGGTGCCGCGTCTTCTGCATCGACTACCACGTGCCCGCCGCCCTGGCGAAGGAGGCGGCCACGCTCGACCTGCTCTCGGACGGCCGGCTGGAATTCGGCATCGGCGCCGGCTGGAGCTCCGCCGAATACGAGGCGATGGGCCTCACGTTCGACACGGCACCGCGCCGGATCAGCAAGCTCGAAGAGGTCGTCGCCCTCCTCAAGGCCCACTGGCTCGGCGAACCGCTCGACGTCAAGGGCGAGTTCGTCAACGTCAGCGGGTACTCCGGACTGCCGCGCCCGGTGCAGTCGCCGCGCCCGCCGATCATGATCGGCGGCGGGAAGAAGCGGGTGCTCTCCCTCGCCGCGCGCGAGGCCGACATCGTGAGCATCAACAACGTGCCTTTCCAGGCGGTGAACGACGACGGCCTCACGCCCGCCGAGGAGGCCGTGCGCCGCCTCGACTACGTCCGTACCGCGGCCGGGGACCGCTTCCCCGGCCTCGACATCGAGGCCTCGCCGTACTTCACCGAGATCACCGACGACAAGGACGCCGCGATCGAGCGTGTGGCGGGCCTGATGCGCGTGGCGCCGGAAGTCCTCGCCGACCACCCCAACGTGCTGGTGGGGACCGTCGACGAGATCGCCGACCGCCTCGTGGCGCGCCGCGAGACGTTCGGTGCCAACTACGTCAGCGTCCAGCAGGCGCAGGTCGACAGCTTCGCCCCGATCGTGGAGCGCCTGGCCGGCAAGTAG
- a CDS encoding HpcH/HpaI aldolase/citrate lyase family protein, producing MRGRPGERGAVGAGRPRQRRRAGSGSGSGRGVTPGTDRALSTRSFGNPVRTAVLPTCPRPAATDAAGPRSTRTRSLEAAVREPRARRSELATPASSERMCEKAAGSGADLVFLDLEDACAPSAKEAARGIAVNALTSQDWGHTVRAVRVNGLDTPWCHDDIIEIVTGARNDVDVLIVPKVRSARDVWWVDVLLTQLETKLRLPRQIGLEVLIEEAEGLSNAAEIAKASPRLEAIIFGAGDLSASMKARVDGNFDPVGPYPGDFWHFARVQVLAAARGAGIDAIDAPFPAYKDPEGYRTSATHASLLGFDGKWAIHPSQIAIANEVFAPTAREVAEAHEAVEIYRKSEEEGVGAIGRDGRLVDAAHMRLAANTLHKAALAGVESSA from the coding sequence GTGCGCGGTCGCCCGGGAGAACGCGGAGCCGTGGGGGCGGGACGCCCGCGCCAGCGGCGCCGTGCCGGGTCCGGGTCCGGGTCGGGGCGGGGGGTGACGCCCGGCACCGACCGTGCACTGTCGACGCGTTCGTTCGGAAATCCGGTCCGGACGGCCGTCCTGCCGACTTGTCCTCGGCCTGCGGCGACGGACGCCGCGGGCCCCCGCTCCACCCGAACGCGATCTTTGGAGGCAGCTGTGCGGGAACCACGCGCCCGACGCTCCGAATTGGCAACACCGGCCAGCAGCGAGCGTATGTGTGAGAAGGCCGCCGGATCCGGCGCCGACCTGGTCTTCCTCGACCTGGAGGACGCGTGCGCGCCCTCCGCCAAGGAGGCGGCGCGCGGCATCGCGGTGAACGCGCTCACGAGCCAGGACTGGGGGCACACCGTCCGCGCGGTCCGGGTCAACGGCCTCGACACGCCGTGGTGCCACGACGACATCATCGAGATCGTCACGGGCGCCCGGAACGACGTGGACGTGCTGATCGTCCCGAAGGTGCGCTCGGCGCGCGACGTGTGGTGGGTGGACGTGCTGCTCACCCAGTTGGAGACCAAGCTGCGGCTGCCCCGGCAGATCGGGCTCGAAGTCCTCATCGAGGAGGCCGAGGGGCTGTCCAACGCGGCCGAGATCGCCAAGGCGAGCCCCAGGCTCGAAGCGATCATCTTCGGCGCGGGCGACCTGTCGGCGTCGATGAAGGCGCGGGTCGACGGCAACTTCGACCCGGTCGGCCCCTACCCCGGGGACTTCTGGCACTTCGCGCGCGTGCAGGTCCTCGCGGCGGCGCGCGGCGCGGGCATCGACGCGATCGACGCGCCGTTCCCCGCGTACAAGGACCCCGAGGGCTACCGCACGTCGGCGACGCACGCGAGCCTGCTCGGCTTCGACGGCAAGTGGGCCATCCACCCGAGCCAGATCGCCATCGCCAACGAGGTCTTCGCACCGACCGCGCGGGAGGTCGCCGAGGCGCACGAGGCCGTGGAGATCTACCGCAAGTCCGAGGAAGAGGGCGTCGGCGCGATCGGCCGCGACGGCCGCCTCGTCGACGCCGCGCACATGCGCCTGGCGGCGAACACGCTGCACAAGGCCGCGCTCGCGGGCGTGGAGTCGTCGGCCTGA
- a CDS encoding alpha/beta hydrolase, with translation MTDSDPGPAAIPEPGPTPAPGRGSDLYRVARVDGIPMSALVAEAPEPRAVVVALHGGATTSAYFDCPKRPDLSLVRLGAAVGFTVVALDRPGYGASAPWAAGMASPARRVDLAYAAVDALLPSRPRGAGVFLMAHSLGCELGIRMAGDKRGADLLGLELAGTGRRYHQGSVDVLAATKKPGASRAMRIALRDVLWGARSLYPPGIHGGAVLASAAPAYEAEARTFSQDFGAFAERVRVPVQYTLGAYESVWSPGPEALADVAALFTASPRVAVNEQADSPHNLSVGLTARAYHLKVLAFAEQCAVARENAEPWGRDARASGAVPGPGPGRGGG, from the coding sequence TTGACCGACAGTGACCCCGGTCCCGCGGCGATCCCCGAACCAGGCCCCACACCGGCTCCCGGACGCGGCTCCGACCTGTACCGCGTCGCCCGCGTGGACGGCATCCCCATGTCGGCCCTCGTCGCCGAGGCCCCGGAGCCGCGTGCGGTCGTCGTGGCGCTGCACGGCGGCGCGACCACGTCGGCGTACTTCGACTGTCCGAAGCGTCCCGATCTGTCGCTGGTGCGGCTCGGTGCCGCCGTCGGGTTCACCGTGGTCGCCCTCGACCGGCCCGGCTACGGCGCCTCCGCCCCGTGGGCCGCCGGCATGGCGTCGCCCGCCCGCCGGGTGGACCTCGCGTACGCCGCCGTGGACGCCCTGCTGCCGTCCCGGCCCCGGGGCGCCGGCGTGTTCCTCATGGCCCACTCGCTGGGCTGCGAGCTGGGCATCCGGATGGCCGGCGACAAGCGCGGCGCCGACCTGCTGGGCCTGGAGCTCGCCGGGACCGGCCGCCGGTACCACCAGGGGTCCGTGGACGTCCTCGCGGCGACCAAGAAGCCGGGGGCGTCCCGTGCGATGCGCATCGCGCTGCGCGACGTGCTGTGGGGCGCGCGCAGCCTTTATCCGCCCGGCATCCACGGCGGTGCGGTGCTCGCGTCGGCGGCACCCGCGTACGAAGCCGAGGCACGCACGTTCTCGCAGGACTTCGGGGCGTTCGCCGAGCGCGTGCGCGTCCCCGTGCAGTACACGCTCGGCGCGTACGAGTCGGTGTGGAGCCCCGGGCCCGAGGCGCTGGCCGACGTCGCGGCGCTGTTCACCGCGTCGCCCCGCGTCGCCGTCAACGAGCAGGCGGACAGCCCGCACAATCTGAGCGTCGGGCTGACCGCGCGGGCGTACCACCTCAAGGTCCTGGCCTTCGCCGAGCAGTGCGCGGTCGCCCGGGAGAACGCGGAGCCGTGGGGGCGGGACGCCCGCGCCAGCGGCGCCGTGCCGGGTCCGGGTCCGGGTCGGGGCGGGGGGTGA
- a CDS encoding ArsR/SmtB family transcription factor, whose product MADQAEPARDAAEAAEAPPPPPREIDDLAALKTLAHPRRGRIMRHLTGRGPATSAGLARALGLNTGATSYHLRELARHGFVEEISPDGAHGRERWWRAVRADLRFPPRSRQTPDMRAALDEMNRLSFAADIEAFVRYRHDTPADDPWADAAPYSRGTVHVTVDELAEFFEEFIALTNRYKRDPDTLPPGVRLVRTRFLAFPDPDPGATHRPGPDHEDPAATRD is encoded by the coding sequence ATGGCAGACCAAGCGGAACCGGCGCGGGACGCGGCCGAGGCGGCCGAGGCACCGCCCCCGCCACCCCGCGAGATCGACGACCTCGCGGCCCTGAAGACCCTCGCCCACCCCCGGCGCGGCCGGATCATGCGCCACCTGACCGGCCGCGGCCCCGCCACGTCGGCCGGACTGGCCCGCGCGCTCGGCCTCAATACCGGCGCCACCAGCTACCACCTGCGCGAACTCGCACGCCACGGCTTCGTCGAGGAGATCTCCCCGGACGGGGCGCACGGCCGCGAGCGCTGGTGGCGGGCGGTACGCGCCGACCTCCGCTTCCCGCCGCGCAGCCGCCAGACCCCGGACATGCGGGCGGCCCTCGACGAGATGAACCGGCTCTCCTTCGCCGCCGACATCGAGGCGTTCGTCCGCTACCGGCACGACACCCCCGCCGACGACCCGTGGGCCGACGCCGCCCCGTACTCGCGCGGCACCGTCCACGTCACGGTCGACGAACTCGCCGAGTTCTTCGAGGAGTTCATCGCGCTGACCAACCGCTACAAGCGCGACCCGGACACGCTGCCGCCCGGCGTCCGCCTCGTCCGGACCCGCTTCCTCGCGTTCCCCGACCCCGACCCCGGCGCGACCCACAGGCCCGGGCCGGACCACGAGGACCCCGCCGCGACCCGCGACTGA